Proteins co-encoded in one Gossypium arboreum isolate Shixiya-1 chromosome 11, ASM2569848v2, whole genome shotgun sequence genomic window:
- the LOC108472827 gene encoding chitinase 10: MGRIVCINNRSCLHHLHTTKTIMESSSLISFSLLFCFSILFFGSNGVEARRAPPSISYLISENLFNSIFLHKDDNACPARNFYNYTSFIQAAKCFPSFGNTGDKATRKREIAAFLAQISHETTGGWATAPDGPYAWGLCFKEEINPQSNYCDSTNTQWPCYPGKSYHGRGPIQLSWNYNYGPAGKAVGFDGLRNPEIVANHSLIAFKTGLWFWMTEQSPKPSCHDVMVGKYVPTEADLAANRTAGYGLVTNIINGGLECGIPNDARVNDRIGFFQRYAQLFKVDTGPNLDCANQKPF, encoded by the exons ATGGGACGTATAGTGTGTATAAATAATAGGAGCTGCCTTCATCATCTTCATACAACAAAAACGATTATGGAATCCTCTTCTCTTATTTCCTTCTCATTGCTTTTTTGCTTTAGTATACTATTCTTTGGTTCAAATGGAGTCGAAGCTCGAAGAGCCCCTCCGTCCATCTCTTATTTGATTAGTGAAAATCTGTTTAATTCCATATTTCTACACAAGGATGATAATGCATGCCCTGCAAGAAACTTTTACAATTACACCTCCTTTATTCAAGCCGCGAAATGCTTTCCAAGCTTTGGCAACACAGGGGATAAAGCTACCCGAAAGCGTGAGATTGCAGCTTTTCTTGCTCAAATATCCCACGAGACCACCGGCGGATGGGCCACCGCACCCGACGGACCATACGCTTGGGGCTTGTGCTTCAAAGAGGAAATCAACCCTCAAAGCAACTACTGTGACTCTACCAACACACAATGGCCTTGCTACCCTGGCAAATCATACCATGGAAGAGGCCCCATTCAACTATCCTG GAATTACAATTATGGACCAGCCGGGAAGGCAGTGGGTTTTGACGGGCTAAGGAACCCAGAAATAGTAGCCAACCACTCCTTGATCGCATTCAAAACCGGGCTTTGGTTCTGGATGACGGAGCAGAGCCCAAAGCCGTCTTGCCACGATGTCATGGTTGGTAAATATGTCCCGACGGAAGCCGACTTGGCAGCTAATCGGACGGCGGGATATGGTTTGGTAACCAACATAATCAACGGTGGGTTGGAGTGTGGAATACCCAACGATGCACGTGTAAATGACAGAATTGGATTCTTTCAGAGATATGCTCAGTTGTTTAAAGTTGATACAGGGCCTAACCTAGACTGTGCGAATCAAAAGCCGTTTTAA
- the LOC108474049 gene encoding protoporphyrinogen oxidase 1, chloroplastic has translation MMALIDLSLLRSSPSVSPFSIPHHQLPPRSRKPFRLRCSVAEGPTISSSKIDGGESSIADCVVVGGGISGLCIAQALATKHRDVASNVIVTEARDRVGGNITTVERDGYLWEEGPNSFQPSDPILTMAVDSGLKDDLVLGDPNAPRFVLWEGKLRLVPSKPTDLPFFDLMSIAGKLRAGFGAIGIRSPPPGYEESVEEFVRRNLGAEVFERFIEPFCSGVYAGDPSKLSMKAAFGRVWKLEEIGGSIIGGTFKTIQERNKTPKPPRDPRLPKPKGQTVGSFRKGLTMLPEAIANSLGSNVKLSWKLSSITKLGNGGYNLTFETPEGMVSLQSRSVVMTIPSHVASNLLHPLSAAAADALSQFYYPPVASVTVSYPKEAIRKECLIDGELKGFGQLHPRSQGIETLGTIYSSSLFPNRAPSGRVLLLNYIGGATNTGILSKTEGELVEAVDRDLRKMLINPNAKDPLVLGVRVWPKAIPQFLVGHLDLLDTAKMALRDSGFHGLFLGGNYVSGVALGRCVEGAYEVAAEVKEFLSQYAYK, from the exons ATGATGGCTCTAATCGACCTTTCTCTTCTCCGCTCCTCGCCCTCCGTTTCCCCTTTCTCCATACCCCACCACCAGCTTCCGCCCCGCTCTCGTAAACCTTTCAGGCTCCGATGCTCCGTCGCCGAGGGTCCCACGATTTCCTCATCTAAAATCGACGGGGGAGAATCATCCATCGCGGATTGCGTCGTCGTTGGAGGTGGTATCAGTGGACTTTGCATTGCTCAAGCTCTCGCCACCAAGCACCGTGACGTCGCTTCCAATGTGATTGTGACGGAAGCCAGAGACCGTGTTGGTGGCAACATCACTACCGTTGAGAGAGATGGATATCTGTGGGAAGAAGGACCCAACAGTTTTCAGCCCTCCGATCCTATTCTAACCATGGCC GTGGATAGTGGATTGAAGGACGATTTAGTTTTAGGTGACCCTAATGCACCGCGATTTGTACTGTGGGAGGGAAAACTAAGGCTTGTGCCCTCCAAGCCAACCGACTTGCCGTTTTTTGACTTGATGAGCATTGCTGGAAAACTTAGGGCTGGGTTCGGGGCTATTGGCATTCGGTCTCCTCCTCCG GGTTATGAAGAATCGGTGGAGGAGTTTGTGCGCCGTAATCTTGGTGCTGAGGTTTTTGAACGCTTTATTGAACCATTTTGTTCAG GTGTTTATGCAGGGGATCCTTCAAAATTAAGCATGAAAGCAGCATTTGGAAGAGTATGGAAGCTAGAAGAGATTGGTGGTAGCATCATTGGTGGCACTTTCAAGACAATCCAGGAGAGAAATAAGACACCTAAGCCACCCAGAGACCC GCGTCTGCCAAAACCGAAGGGCCAAACAGTTGGATCTTTTAGGAAGGGACTTACCATGCTGCCTGAGGCAATTGCTAACAG TTTGGGTAGCAATGTAAAATTATCTTGGAAGCTCTCCAGTATTACCAAATTGGGTAATGGAGGGTATAACTTGACATTTGAAACACCTGAAGGAATGGTATCTCTTCAGAGTAGAAGTGTTGTCATGACCATTCCATCCCATGTTGCCAGTAACTTGTTGCATCCTCTCTCG GCTGCTGCTGCAGATGCATTATCCCAATTTTATTATCCTCCAGTTGCATCAGTCACAGTCTCCTATCCAAAAGAAGCCATTCGAAAAGAATGTTTGATTGATGGTGAACTTAAGGGGTTTGGCCAGTTGCACCCACGCAGCCAAGGAATAGAAACTTTAG GGACGATATACAGTTCATCACTTTTCCCGAATCGAGCTCCATCTGGCAGGGTGTTGCTCTTGAACTACATAGGAGGAGCTACCAACACTGGAATTTTGTCCAAG ACTGAAGGGGAACTTGTAGAAGCAGTTGATCGTGATTTGAGAAAAATGCTTATAAATCCTAATGCAAAGGATCCTCTTGTTTTGGGTGTAAGAGTATGGCCAAAAGCCATTCCACAGTTCTTGGTTGGTCATCTGGATCTCCTTGATACTGCAAAAATGGCTCTCAGGGATTCTGGGTTTCATGGACTGTTTCTTGGGGGCAACTATGTATCTGGTGTGGCATTAGGACGGTGTGTGGAAGGTGCTTACGAGGTTGCAGCTGAAGTGAAGGAATTCCTGTCACAATATGCATACAAATAA